The Acidobacteriota bacterium sequence TCGGCGCCGACCCGCTCGTCCGGTTCGTCGTGCTCGACGCGATCGCCAACGTGCTCTGCCCCGCGTGCAAGCTCTGGAACACGGGACACGGCGCGACGATGATGCGCGAGGCCGTGAGCCTGATGGGTGGTTACGGCATCACCGAGGACTGCCCGGGGTTCCTCGGCTACAAGTGGATGGACGCCCAGCTCGAGGCGACCTACGAGGGCCCGGAGGCGGTTCAGCGCCGGCAACTGTCGCTGACGATGACCAACGAGGTGTTTCTCGGGCAGTTCCGTCAGTGGATCGCCGAGATGCGCCGCATCGCCAACCGCCGGCCCGGCACTGGCGCGTGCACGCTCGCGACCGCCATGGAGCTGTGGATCTGGACCCTCGCGCACCTGCAGCAGGCCAGCGATGCCCAGGGGCACTCGCTCTTCCACAGCAATCGGCAGGGCGTCACCTTCCCGCTCGCCGACGCGTTGTGCTGGCTGCTCGCCGCGCGGTGCCAGATCCTCGATGCCATCGCGCTCGAGGAGCAGGGCGACCAGCAGCCGACGCTCGCCGACGCCTTACCCGGCCTCGCCGCCTTCATGGCGGATCTCTGTCACGTGCAGTCTGCCAGGGCCGCAGGCGAGGTCGGGCGAATCTGCGCCGAGCTCGTGCACGGCTACGCACGACACCCCGCGTGGGATGCCGAAGGCGTCGCGAGTTGCTGTTCCGGCGACGAGGCCGACGCGTGCGAGGCCCTGATTCCGGGGTTCGGCAGCGGGGTCCGCGCCTACTCTGACGTCGTCGAAGTCGATGGTTCGCACGCGTCGAAGGCCGGTCCCTGCGTGCGGCGGCCGGGGCTCCAGCCGTTCATGGCCCTGCGCACGCGCCTCGACGGGTGTCTCACGGGCTGTCGGCTGGCGAAGGATCGCGCGGCCGATGCGCTCACCGAGGTCATGATCCCCGAAGCGCTCGACTACCCGAGGTAGATCGATGACGCCGCCGCACCCGCAGGCTTCTCCGGCCGACCGGCCGGCCATGGACGTCGACATCGTCTGCGTCGGGTTCGGACCGGCGATGGGCGGCTTCCTCACGACGTTGTCGAGACGAGTCGTCGACGACGAGGGTCGGCCGCGCGTCGAGAGCCGCGTGGCACCAGGGCTTCCTCCCCAGGTCGTGTGCTTCGAACGCGCCGACGATCTCGGGGTGGGTGTCTCGGGTGTCGTCACGCGGGCGCGAGGCCTCCGCGCGTCGTTTCCCGATCTCGACCCCTCGACGATTCCGCTTGCCACCGAGGTCGTCTCCGAGTCGATCGTCTACCTGCTCGATCCCACCGGCGCCAGTCGCCGCTCGCGCGGCCTGCGCGCCGCCGACAGGGCGCTCGGTCTCGCGGCGGGGCTCGTCGGCGTGCGGGACCACGCGTGGAAGCTGCCGTTTGTTCCGTCGTTCCTGAAGAAGGAACCGGGCTGGGTGCTCTCGATCGGCCAGTTCAACCAGTGGGTCGCGTCGCAGGTGATGGCGACCGGCACCGTGCAGATCTGGCCGGGTTCCCCCGTCGCCGAACCCCTCGTCGATGCCCGTCGAGTGACAGGCGTGCGCCTGGTCGACCAGGGGACCGACCGCACGGGGCAGCCTGCCGCAGGGTACGTGCCCGGGATGGACGTCCGTGCCGCGCTCACCGTGGTGGGCGACGGCCCGGTGGGCGCCGTGGGTCGCGCACTCGACGATGGCTTCGGACTGCCGGACGGTCATCACCACCACGAGTGGGCGATCGGCATGAAGGTGCTGGTGGAGCTGCGAGACGACGCGCGGCACGAGCCGGGCACGGTGCTGCACACGATCGGGTACCCGGAACCGGAGATCTTCGGGTTTCTTTACGTCTGTGCGCCGGGCCTCGCGTCGGCTGGCATCTTCGTGCCGTCGTGGTTCGGCAGCCCCGTCCGCACCGCCTACCGGTACCTTCAGCACTGGATGCTCCACCCGTACCTGTGGCGGATTTTCGAGGGCGGCACCCTGCGTTCCTGGGGAGCCAAGTCCCTGCAGGAATCGGGTCGACGCGGCGAGCCCTACCTGGCAGGCGACGGCTACGCGCGAATCGGAGAGGGCTCGGGCAGCACCAACGTGCTGACAGGATCTGGCGTGGACGAAGCTTGGACGACGGGTGTGCTGCTCGCCGAGGCGGTCGCCGAACTGCTCGAGGCAGGTGAACCCTTCACGGCCGACACGCTCGAGCGCACGTACGTCGCACGACGCCGCGCGAGCTGGGTGGAGCACGAGGGCCGCGTCGCGGAGCGCGCACGCGACGGGTTCCACAAGGGGGTCGTCCGCGGCCTCGTCGGGATGGCGCTCGCCGGCCTGACGGGTGGCCGGCTCGCCTGGCCGGGCGACGCCCGCCCCCCTCATGCCCGTGTCGAGCCGTTCGAGCGGTTCTTCGCCGGGCGCGTCTCCGCCAGCGAGATCGATCGGCTGAAAGCCGAAGCCGCGGCGGCCGGAACGTCACTGCACGACGCGGTCATGGATCGCCTGGGATGGCCGCCGATTCCCTACGACGGGCGGCTGCTCGTGACGCAGCAGGATGCGCTGCTGCTCGGCGGCAAGGTCCAGGCGCCGCCCGGCTACGCCGACCACGTCGTCGTCCGCGACCCGGTGGTCTGCCAGCACTGCGGCGCCAGGGTGTGCATCGAAGCCTGTTCCGGCGAAGCGCTGACCCCAGGTGAGAACGGCGCGCCGGCGTTCGACCGCGACAAGTGCGTGCACTGCGGCGCGTGCGTCTGGAACTGTACGCAGGCAGTGGCCGGCGATCGCACGAACATCGACTTCCGCGCCGGCCCCGGGGGGTTGCATTCGGGGGAGAACTAGCCATGGTGCGTCAGAACGGCTGGCGCCTGGCGACCGGCGGCTGGCGGCCCCACAAGGCTCTCCGCGACGCGCCACGCTGGTGGCAAGACGTCACCAGACGTGAGATGAAGGGATCGGGGGCGTTGGCGCGGAACGCCTTGCAGGCCGCGAGTCTGAAGCCGGCAGCCTGCAGCCGGATTGTCGGATTGGGGCGAGGGTTGGAAGTGAGCCGAACGCCAACGGTCCAATCGCTGATTCCTCCTATCAGGCCGCCAGCCGCCAGCCGGCAGCCAGACTGTCACATTGGGGTACGCAGGAGAGCTTCATGACTGGATACCACATCGTCGTCTGCGCGGGCATCGTGCCCGACCCGCTTCAGACGCTCGAGCCGCTACCGGATCCCGCGAAGCCGGCGCTCAAGAACGAGGCGATGCTGCCGGCGGTGCTCGACCCGTGGGGCGCGCACGCGCTGTACGAGGCGGCTGCGCTCGCCCGCGAGGCGGCCGGCACGAAGGTGTGGCTGGCAAGCGTGGCGCCGAGGGCGCGCCTGCAGCAGGTCATGATGAGCGTGGCGCAGAAGGCGCCGTGCGAGCTGCTGCCGATCGACGGACCCGCCGGCGGCTTCACCGACGCGTTCGACGTGGCCGCGGCGCTCGCCGCCTCGATCCAGGCGGTGACGGGCCTCGACCGCTCACGCCTGCTGGTCTTCGGCGGATGGGAATCGGCCTCGCGCTGCGGCGGCACGACGCTCCAGATGGTCGGGGAGCGGCTGGGCATCGTCGACCAGTTCCTGGGCGTCGATCGACTCACCGTGATCGACGACGGGCGCCTCGAGATCCTCGAGCGCGTCGAGGGCGCGCGACACCAGGTCTCCATCTGTGAAGGCCCGCCGCTCGTGGTCGGCTGGGCGACGGGCAGTCGCCCGGAGCCGCCCAACAGTCCACAGGTCGGCATGGCCAACATGCGTCAGATGATGCCGGCGCTTCAGCGTGCGGCCCCGTTTCCGCCCGGTGGCGGCGATCTCACCTTCAGCCGTGTGGCGCTGCCAGGCCAGCGACGGCAGACGGTCGTGGTCAAGGACGTGTCCACCGATGCCATCGCGCTCGACATCGTCGAGTGGATCCAGGGGTGAGGCGATGAACGAGACGATGCTCTTGCTGGCGTTCACGGAACCGGACGGCACGCTCGCGCGGCCGGCGCTCGAAGCCCTCGGCACGGCGACGTCCGCCAGCCAGGCTGCTGGCGCGCCACTGGCGATCGGGCTCATCGGCGCCGTGGTCGACCCCGCGGCCTCCCAGATCGGCGCAGCGGGCGCGCGGCTGTTCGCCGTGACCGGCGAGGCGTTCGCGGTGTCGCGATACGCCACCGACGCGCTGGCGGCGGAGGCCCTCGCGCGCGCGACCGAGGCCACGCTGATCGTGTCGGCTGGCACGTCGCGTGCCGCGCGCTGCCTGCCGGGCGTCGCCCAGCGACTCGGTGGCCGAGCCGACACGCACGTCACCCACATGGCGGCGACGGACGGCCGCGTCAGCGTGGACCGCTGGTACTACCGCCAGCGCATCGACACCACGGCCACCCGAACCGCGCGGCCGTGGATCGTGCTCGTCGAGCCCGGGTGTACCGTGCCGTGGTCCAGTGAGCCGGCTTCCCCTCCCGCTGTCCACCACCTGGCTCTCGACGTGCCTGTCGAGGCCCTGCGCACGCGCGTGGTCGGCGTACAAGCGCCGCCGGCAGACCAGCAGACGGTGAGGCCGGATGCCGATCTGCTCTTCGTCGCTGGGGCAGGCTGGACGAAGACGCAGCGCGATGGCCAGGTGCACGCCCGTGAGGCGGAAGCGCTGATTCTCGGGTTCCTTCAGCGCAGCCAGGCCTCGCTCGGCGGCAGCAAGTCGCTCGTCGACATGGGAGGCGACGGTCAGCCGGTGCTGCCGTTCATGAATCACCTGAACCAGGTGGGCCAGACCGGTTCCACCCCACGACACCGCAAGGGCCTGGCGACCTGCTGTCACGGCGAGGAACCGCACGTCGTCGGGTGGCGGTTCATCACCGAACGACGCGCGGTCAACCTCAACCCGAACT is a genomic window containing:
- a CDS encoding electron transfer flavoprotein subunit alpha — translated: MNETMLLLAFTEPDGTLARPALEALGTATSASQAAGAPLAIGLIGAVVDPAASQIGAAGARLFAVTGEAFAVSRYATDALAAEALARATEATLIVSAGTSRAARCLPGVAQRLGGRADTHVTHMAATDGRVSVDRWYYRQRIDTTATRTARPWIVLVEPGCTVPWSSEPASPPAVHHLALDVPVEALRTRVVGVQAPPADQQTVRPDADLLFVAGAGWTKTQRDGQVHAREAEALILGFLQRSQASLGGSKSLVDMGGDGQPVLPFMNHLNQVGQTGSTPRHRKGLATCCHGEEPHVVGWRFITERRAVNLNPNCGWAQGKADVLYVADAFEVMAKVNALLDARASG
- a CDS encoding electron transfer flavoprotein subunit beta; the protein is MTGYHIVVCAGIVPDPLQTLEPLPDPAKPALKNEAMLPAVLDPWGAHALYEAAALAREAAGTKVWLASVAPRARLQQVMMSVAQKAPCELLPIDGPAGGFTDAFDVAAALAASIQAVTGLDRSRLLVFGGWESASRCGGTTLQMVGERLGIVDQFLGVDRLTVIDDGRLEILERVEGARHQVSICEGPPLVVGWATGSRPEPPNSPQVGMANMRQMMPALQRAAPFPPGGGDLTFSRVALPGQRRQTVVVKDVSTDAIALDIVEWIQG
- a CDS encoding 4Fe-4S ferredoxin yields the protein MDVDIVCVGFGPAMGGFLTTLSRRVVDDEGRPRVESRVAPGLPPQVVCFERADDLGVGVSGVVTRARGLRASFPDLDPSTIPLATEVVSESIVYLLDPTGASRRSRGLRAADRALGLAAGLVGVRDHAWKLPFVPSFLKKEPGWVLSIGQFNQWVASQVMATGTVQIWPGSPVAEPLVDARRVTGVRLVDQGTDRTGQPAAGYVPGMDVRAALTVVGDGPVGAVGRALDDGFGLPDGHHHHEWAIGMKVLVELRDDARHEPGTVLHTIGYPEPEIFGFLYVCAPGLASAGIFVPSWFGSPVRTAYRYLQHWMLHPYLWRIFEGGTLRSWGAKSLQESGRRGEPYLAGDGYARIGEGSGSTNVLTGSGVDEAWTTGVLLAEAVAELLEAGEPFTADTLERTYVARRRASWVEHEGRVAERARDGFHKGVVRGLVGMALAGLTGGRLAWPGDARPPHARVEPFERFFAGRVSASEIDRLKAEAAAAGTSLHDAVMDRLGWPPIPYDGRLLVTQQDALLLGGKVQAPPGYADHVVVRDPVVCQHCGARVCIEACSGEALTPGENGAPAFDRDKCVHCGACVWNCTQAVAGDRTNIDFRAGPGGLHSGEN